One window of Pseudomonas urmiensis genomic DNA carries:
- a CDS encoding methyl-accepting chemotaxis protein, whose amino-acid sequence MANQITEIVQEIGNATAQVATAAEESSAVTLQTSRSVEQQRQSTESVATAINEMSATVRDVAHSTNDAASLSQQIHTSTEQGRAEIETTIALIRELSNQAQQTATIIDELKDESDAITSVLDVIRGIAEQTNLLALNAAIEAARAGDHGRGFAVVATEVRTLAQRTQESTGNIQQMISNLQAGSDRANASMLETLGKAQSGAERIGRAGELLGEIAEGVASINDRNIQIASAAEEQSAVSEDISRNVNEINDLVIQVSAGAQQTAVTSQELARLAEFQQQLVGRFRVA is encoded by the coding sequence ATGGCCAACCAGATCACCGAGATCGTTCAGGAAATCGGTAATGCCACCGCTCAGGTTGCGACCGCCGCAGAAGAGTCGTCCGCCGTCACCCTGCAAACCAGCCGCAGTGTCGAGCAGCAGCGCCAGAGCACCGAGTCGGTGGCCACTGCGATCAACGAAATGAGCGCCACGGTGCGCGACGTCGCCCACAGCACCAATGACGCCGCGAGCCTGTCGCAGCAGATCCACACCAGTACCGAACAAGGCCGCGCAGAGATCGAAACGACCATCGCGCTGATCCGCGAACTGTCGAATCAGGCGCAGCAGACAGCGACGATCATCGATGAGCTCAAGGATGAAAGCGACGCCATCACCTCGGTGCTGGATGTGATTCGCGGGATTGCCGAACAGACCAACCTGCTCGCGCTCAACGCCGCCATCGAAGCGGCGCGTGCCGGCGATCATGGGCGTGGCTTTGCCGTAGTCGCTACCGAAGTGCGCACCTTGGCGCAACGCACCCAGGAATCGACCGGCAACATTCAGCAGATGATCAGCAACCTGCAGGCAGGCTCGGACCGCGCCAATGCCTCGATGCTGGAAACCCTGGGCAAAGCCCAATCAGGCGCCGAGCGAATTGGTCGAGCCGGCGAACTGCTTGGGGAAATTGCCGAGGGCGTGGCCAGCATCAACGACCGCAACATCCAGATCGCTTCGGCGGCCGAGGAGCAGAGTGCGGTGTCGGAAGACATCAGCCGTAACGTCAACGAGATCAACGACCTGGTCATCCAGGTCAGCGCAGGGGCGCAGCAAACGGCGGTGACCAGCCAGGAACTGGCGCGCCTGGCGGAGTTTCAGCAGCAGTTGGTGGGGCGGTTCAGAGTGGCGTGA
- a CDS encoding bifunctional 4-hydroxy-2-oxoglutarate aldolase/2-dehydro-3-deoxy-phosphogluconate aldolase yields MTTLERPQPLLSMAEKTARIDEICEQARILPVITIAREQDILPLADALAAGGIRTLEVTLRSAHGLKAIQVLREQRPELCIGAGTVLDRSMFAAVEAAGAQFVVTPGITPDILQAGVESDIPLLPGISTPSEIMMGYALGYRRFKLFPAEISGGVAAIKAFGGPFGDIRFCPTGGVNTANVRNYMALANVMCVGGTWMLDSSWIKNGDWARITECSAEAIALLD; encoded by the coding sequence ATGACCACCCTTGAACGCCCACAGCCTTTGCTCTCGATGGCCGAGAAAACCGCACGGATCGACGAGATCTGTGAGCAGGCGCGCATCTTGCCGGTGATCACCATCGCCCGTGAGCAAGACATCCTGCCGCTGGCCGATGCCCTGGCCGCTGGCGGCATTCGTACGCTGGAAGTGACCCTGCGCTCGGCGCATGGCCTGAAGGCCATTCAAGTGCTGCGTGAGCAACGTCCGGAGCTGTGCATCGGGGCGGGCACCGTGCTGGATCGCAGCATGTTCGCTGCGGTCGAGGCGGCCGGTGCCCAGTTCGTCGTCACGCCCGGCATCACCCCGGACATTCTCCAGGCCGGTGTCGAGAGCGATATCCCACTGTTGCCTGGGATCAGCACGCCGTCGGAGATCATGATGGGCTACGCCCTCGGTTACCGGCGCTTCAAGCTGTTTCCGGCGGAGATCAGCGGCGGCGTCGCGGCGATCAAGGCCTTTGGCGGGCCGTTTGGCGATATTCGCTTCTGCCCGACCGGTGGCGTGAATACCGCCAACGTGCGCAATTACATGGCCCTGGCCAATGTGATGTGCGTGGGTGGCACCTGGATGCTCGACAGCAGCTGGATCAAGAACGGCGATTGGGCGCGGATTACCGAGTGCAGCGCTGAGGCGATTGCGTTGCTCGACTGA
- a CDS encoding D-hexose-6-phosphate mutarotase: MPEHPLHRFFSTQRPRPTFEWERYQQRDVLIIDHPRCQAVFSRQGAQLLHFQPAGERPWLWCAERWPQVGAIRGGVPVCWPWYGRHPSEDLWPAHGWARLLDWKLVDSREDEEGVTLTWRLDLCDWQVDLHARLGNRMELSLSTEHQDSEPCQLSHALLAYWRISNVAEIALSGLEDIDGYDRLNRQACRENGALKVKGGCQKVYPGTPRVQLHDPAWQRELCIDTGDSDDTVVWHPGNRPLMGVSGRESRGFVCVEAASGSGEGLSLAPGQRAHLRLQAHRLN, translated from the coding sequence ATGCCTGAACATCCGCTACATCGCTTCTTTTCCACGCAACGGCCCAGGCCGACGTTCGAGTGGGAGCGTTACCAACAGCGCGATGTGCTGATCATAGATCACCCCCGTTGCCAGGCCGTTTTCAGCCGCCAGGGCGCCCAACTGCTGCACTTCCAACCGGCCGGCGAGCGACCCTGGTTGTGGTGTGCCGAGCGGTGGCCGCAGGTCGGGGCGATTCGTGGCGGGGTGCCGGTGTGCTGGCCCTGGTATGGCCGCCATCCCAGCGAAGACCTGTGGCCGGCCCATGGCTGGGCACGCTTGCTCGACTGGAAGCTGGTAGATAGCCGCGAGGATGAGGAGGGCGTGACCCTCACGTGGCGGCTGGACCTGTGCGATTGGCAGGTCGACCTGCACGCCCGGCTTGGCAATCGCATGGAGCTGAGCTTGAGCACCGAGCATCAGGACAGCGAACCTTGCCAGCTGAGCCATGCGCTGCTGGCCTACTGGCGTATCAGCAACGTTGCCGAGATAGCGCTATCCGGGCTGGAAGATATCGACGGCTACGACCGCTTGAACCGCCAGGCCTGCCGTGAGAACGGCGCGTTGAAGGTCAAGGGTGGGTGTCAGAAGGTCTATCCGGGCACGCCGCGGGTCCAGCTGCATGACCCGGCCTGGCAGCGCGAGCTGTGCATCGATACCGGCGACAGCGACGACACGGTGGTCTGGCACCCCGGCAATCGCCCGCTGATGGGCGTCAGCGGGCGCGAGAGCCGGGGATTTGTCTGCGTCGAAGCCGCCAGCGGCAGTGGCGAGGGCCTGAGTTTGGCGCCGGGGCAGCGCGCGCACCTGCGCTTGCAGGCGCACCGGCTCAATTGA
- the zwf gene encoding glucose-6-phosphate dehydrogenase, producing MAAISVEPCTFALFGALGDLALRKLFPALYQLDRAGLLHADSRLLALAREPGDGEQHLANIEAHLRRYVPDADIEAAALERFVARLSYLHLDFLQPEGYQALAEQAAGSLPLIAYFATPAAVYGAICENLDKAGLVERTRVVLEKPIGHDLESSRRVNDAVARFFPESRVYRIDHYLGKETVQNLIALRFANSLFETQWNQNSISHVEITVAEKVGIEGRWGYFDKAGQLRDMIQNHLLQLLCLIAMDPPSDLSADSIRDEKVKVLKALAPITGEGLSTAVVRGQYIAGYSDGKPVPGYLEEDNANAQSDTETFVALRADIRNWRWSGVPFYLRTGKRMPGKLSQIVIHFKETPHYIFAPEQRLQIGNKLIIRLQPDEGISLRVMTKEQGLDKGMQLRSGPLQLNFSDTWRSARIPDAYERLLLEVMRGNQNLFVRKDEIEYAWKWCDQLIAGWKNAGDAPKPYAAGSWGPMSSIALITRDGRAWYGDI from the coding sequence ATGGCTGCGATCAGTGTTGAACCTTGCACCTTTGCCCTGTTTGGCGCCCTTGGCGACCTGGCACTGCGCAAGCTGTTCCCCGCGCTCTATCAGCTCGACCGTGCCGGCTTGCTGCATGCCGACTCGCGCCTGCTGGCGCTGGCCCGCGAGCCGGGCGATGGCGAGCAGCACCTGGCTAACATCGAAGCCCATCTGCGCCGCTACGTACCGGATGCCGACATCGAGGCGGCGGCGCTGGAGCGCTTCGTTGCGCGGCTGAGCTACCTGCACCTGGACTTCCTCCAGCCCGAGGGTTATCAGGCCCTGGCCGAGCAAGCGGCGGGCAGCCTGCCGCTGATCGCGTATTTCGCCACGCCCGCAGCGGTCTATGGTGCGATCTGCGAGAACCTCGACAAAGCCGGGCTGGTCGAGCGCACCCGTGTGGTGCTGGAAAAGCCCATCGGTCACGATCTTGAGTCGTCGCGCCGGGTCAACGACGCGGTGGCGCGGTTTTTCCCGGAGAGCCGGGTTTATCGCATCGACCATTACCTGGGCAAGGAGACCGTGCAAAACCTGATTGCGCTGCGCTTTGCCAACAGCCTGTTCGAAACCCAGTGGAACCAGAATTCCATCAGCCACGTGGAGATCACCGTGGCCGAGAAGGTCGGCATCGAAGGCCGTTGGGGCTATTTCGACAAGGCCGGCCAGCTGCGCGACATGATCCAGAACCACCTGCTGCAGCTGCTCTGCCTGATTGCCATGGACCCGCCCAGTGACCTCTCCGCCGACAGCATCCGCGACGAGAAGGTCAAGGTGCTCAAGGCCCTGGCGCCGATCACGGGTGAAGGCCTGAGCACCGCCGTGGTGCGTGGCCAGTACATTGCCGGCTACAGCGATGGCAAGCCGGTGCCCGGCTACCTGGAAGAAGACAACGCCAACGCCCAGAGCGACACCGAGACCTTCGTTGCCCTGCGCGCCGACATCCGCAATTGGCGCTGGTCGGGGGTGCCGTTCTATCTGCGCACCGGCAAGCGCATGCCGGGCAAGCTGTCGCAGATCGTCATCCACTTCAAGGAAACCCCGCACTACATCTTCGCCCCGGAACAGCGTTTGCAGATCGGTAACAAGCTGATCATCCGCCTGCAACCGGACGAGGGTATCTCGTTGCGGGTGATGACCAAAGAGCAGGGCCTGGACAAGGGCATGCAACTGCGCAGTGGCCCGCTGCAGCTGAATTTCTCCGATACCTGGCGCAGTGCGCGGATTCCGGATGCCTACGAGCGGCTGCTGCTGGAAGTGATGCGCGGTAACCAGAACCTGTTCGTGCGCAAGGACGAGATCGAATATGCATGGAAATGGTGCGACCAGCTGATCGCCGGCTGGAAGAATGCCGGTGACGCTCCCAAGCCCTATGCGGCAGGTTCCTGGGGGCCAATGAGCTCGATTGCACTGATCACACGGGATGGGAGGGCGTGGTATGGCGATATCTGA
- a CDS encoding carbohydrate porin, whose protein sequence is MEHRKRIKTLGSLALLAVVGSNGAQAAEAFSSESKWMTGDWGGTRTELLEKGYDFTLDYVGEVAGNLNGGYNDDKTARYSDQFALGMHLDLEKILGWGDTEFKLAITERSGRNLSNDRISDPRAGQFSSVQEVWGRGQTWRLTQMWIKQKYFDGALDVKFGRFGEGEDFNSFPCDFQNLAFCGSQVGNWVGGIWYNWPVSQWALRVKYNITPEFFVQVGAFEQNPSNLETGNGFKLSGSGTKGAILPVEMVWSPKVNGLPGEYRLGYYYSTAKADDVYEDVNGNPQGITGEGFKSHSSKHGWWVVAQQQVTAHGGDVNRGLSVFANFTVHDKATNVVDNYQQVGLVYKGAFDARPKDDIGFGIARIHVNDDVKKRAEQLNAGSGINDYDNPGFVPLQRTEYNAELYYGFHVTNWLTVRPNLQYIKSPGGVDEVDNALVAGLKIQSSF, encoded by the coding sequence ATGGAACATCGCAAACGCATCAAGACCTTGGGTTCGCTGGCCTTGCTGGCTGTGGTCGGCAGCAACGGCGCGCAGGCCGCCGAGGCCTTTTCCAGCGAATCGAAATGGATGACCGGCGACTGGGGCGGCACCCGTACCGAGCTGCTGGAAAAGGGCTACGACTTCACCCTCGACTATGTCGGCGAAGTGGCTGGCAACCTCAATGGCGGCTACAACGACGACAAGACCGCGCGCTACAGCGACCAGTTCGCCTTGGGCATGCACCTGGACCTGGAGAAGATCCTCGGCTGGGGCGATACCGAGTTCAAGCTGGCGATCACCGAGCGCAGCGGGCGCAACCTGTCCAATGACCGCATCAGCGACCCCCGTGCCGGGCAGTTCAGCTCGGTGCAAGAAGTGTGGGGGCGTGGCCAGACCTGGCGGCTGACCCAGATGTGGATCAAGCAGAAATACTTCGATGGCGCGCTGGATGTGAAATTCGGCCGCTTCGGTGAGGGCGAAGATTTCAACAGCTTCCCTTGCGACTTCCAGAACCTGGCGTTCTGTGGCTCGCAGGTCGGTAACTGGGTGGGGGGCATCTGGTACAACTGGCCGGTCAGCCAGTGGGCGCTGCGGGTCAAGTACAACATCACCCCGGAGTTCTTCGTTCAGGTCGGCGCATTCGAACAGAACCCCTCAAACCTTGAGACCGGTAATGGCTTCAAGCTCAGCGGCAGCGGCACCAAGGGCGCGATCCTGCCGGTGGAAATGGTCTGGTCGCCCAAGGTCAATGGCCTGCCGGGCGAGTACCGGCTGGGCTACTACTACAGCACGGCCAAGGCTGACGACGTCTATGAGGATGTCAACGGCAACCCGCAGGGCATCACTGGCGAGGGCTTCAAGTCGCACTCCAGTAAGCACGGCTGGTGGGTGGTGGCGCAGCAGCAGGTCACTGCCCACGGCGGCGACGTCAATCGCGGGCTGAGTGTGTTCGCCAACTTCACCGTGCATGACAAGGCCACCAACGTGGTCGACAACTACCAGCAAGTCGGCCTGGTCTATAAAGGCGCCTTCGATGCCCGGCCCAAGGATGACATCGGTTTCGGTATCGCCCGGATTCACGTCAACGACGACGTCAAGAAGCGCGCCGAGCAGCTCAATGCCGGCAGCGGCATCAATGACTACGACAATCCAGGCTTCGTCCCGCTGCAGCGCACCGAGTACAACGCCGAGCTGTACTACGGCTTCCATGTCACCAATTGGCTGACCGTGCGGCCCAACCTGCAATACATCAAAAGCCCCGGCGGGGTCGATGAAGTGGATAACGCGCTGGTCGCAGGCCTGAAGATTCAGTCGTCATTCTGA
- the pgl gene encoding 6-phosphogluconolactonase gives MAISELKLPVGVKTHALADSKALATTLAGDVAERLRQAIAGKGQACVVLSGGRSPVPFLERLASEKLDWSKVTVSLADERWVPVEHPESNAGLLARHLFKGEAGKARFIGLYQQAPSLDAAAELADQALAELPPIDVLVLGMGDDGHTASLFPASPLLRQGLGKIGERRILPMLAPSVPHQRLSMTRALLASASFIALAVQGEGKLATLRAALAADDTTEMPIRAFLHDPLDIYWCP, from the coding sequence ATGGCGATATCTGAATTGAAACTGCCAGTGGGGGTGAAAACCCATGCCCTGGCCGACTCCAAGGCCCTGGCCACGACGCTGGCCGGTGATGTTGCCGAGCGCTTGCGCCAGGCTATCGCTGGCAAAGGGCAGGCTTGTGTCGTGCTCTCTGGCGGGCGCAGCCCGGTGCCATTTCTTGAGCGATTGGCGAGCGAGAAGCTCGACTGGTCCAAGGTCACTGTGAGCCTGGCTGACGAGCGCTGGGTGCCGGTTGAGCATCCTGAGAGTAACGCCGGCCTGCTGGCCCGCCACCTGTTCAAGGGCGAGGCGGGCAAGGCGCGCTTCATTGGCTTGTACCAGCAGGCGCCGAGCCTGGACGCTGCTGCCGAGCTTGCCGATCAGGCCCTGGCCGAGCTGCCGCCGATCGATGTGCTGGTGCTGGGCATGGGTGACGATGGCCATACCGCCTCGCTGTTCCCGGCCAGCCCGCTGCTGCGCCAAGGCCTGGGCAAGATCGGCGAGCGGCGGATTCTGCCCATGCTCGCCCCGAGCGTGCCGCACCAGCGCCTGTCGATGACCCGCGCCTTGCTGGCCAGCGCCAGCTTCATCGCGCTGGCGGTGCAAGGCGAAGGCAAACTCGCTACCCTGCGCGCCGCGCTGGCCGCCGATGACACTACCGAAATGCCGATTCGCGCCTTTCTTCACGACCCCCTGGACATCTACTGGTGCCCATGA
- the hexR gene encoding DNA-binding transcriptional regulator HexR, translating into MRNLLEQIQGRLDELNKAERKVAEVILLNPQQATRFSIAALAQAAKVSEPTVNRFCRSFGVSGYPELKLQLAQSLASGAAYVSRAVEADDDPAAYTQKIFGSAIASLDSACQQLDPQQISRAVDMMIQARQIHFFGLGASAPVALDAQHKFFRFNLAVSAHADVLMQRMLASVAHTGDLFVIISYTGRTRELVEVARLARENGASVLGLTAAGSPLANACSLSLHIPLPEDTDIYMPMTSRIIQLTVLDVLATGMTLRRGVDFQPHLRKIKESLNASRYPIEDDELN; encoded by the coding sequence GTGCGCAACCTCCTGGAACAGATCCAGGGACGCCTCGACGAGCTGAACAAGGCCGAACGCAAAGTCGCCGAAGTCATCCTGCTCAACCCTCAACAGGCGACTCGTTTCAGCATCGCCGCTTTGGCCCAGGCGGCCAAGGTCAGCGAGCCGACCGTCAACCGTTTCTGCCGCTCGTTCGGCGTCAGTGGCTACCCCGAGCTCAAGCTGCAACTGGCGCAAAGCCTCGCCAGTGGCGCTGCCTATGTCAGCCGCGCGGTGGAGGCGGACGATGATCCGGCCGCCTACACCCAGAAGATCTTCGGCAGCGCCATTGCCTCGCTCGACAGTGCCTGCCAACAACTCGACCCGCAACAGATCAGCCGCGCCGTGGACATGATGATCCAGGCCCGTCAGATCCACTTCTTTGGCCTGGGCGCCTCGGCCCCGGTGGCCCTCGACGCCCAGCACAAGTTCTTTCGCTTCAACCTCGCGGTGTCGGCCCATGCCGATGTGCTGATGCAGCGCATGCTGGCCTCGGTTGCCCATACTGGCGACCTGTTCGTGATCATTTCCTACACCGGGCGTACCCGCGAGCTGGTCGAAGTGGCGCGCCTGGCCCGCGAAAACGGCGCCTCGGTGCTCGGCCTGACGGCTGCCGGCTCGCCGCTGGCCAACGCCTGCAGCCTGAGCCTGCACATCCCACTACCGGAGGACACCGACATCTACATGCCGATGACCTCGCGGATCATCCAGCTGACCGTGCTCGATGTGCTCGCCACCGGCATGACCCTGCGCCGCGGCGTCGACTTCCAGCCGCACCTGCGCAAGATCAAGGAAAGCCTCAACGCCAGCCGCTATCCGATCGAGGACGACGAGCTCAATTGA
- a CDS encoding carbohydrate ABC transporter permease codes for MTTLTAQLRASPLDALQRWLPKLVLAPSMFIILVGFYGYILWTFVLSFTTSTFLPTYKWAGLAQYARLFDNDRWWVASKNLLVFGGLFIGISLAIGVLLAVLLDQRIRREGFIRTIYLYPMALSMIVTGTAWKWLLNPGMGLDKLLRDWGWEGFRLDWLIDPDRVVYCLVIAAVWQASGFIMAMFLAGLRGVDQSIIRAAQIDGASLPRIYWQVVLPSLRPVFFSSLMILAHIAIKSFDLVAAMTAGGPGYSSDLPAMFMYSFTFSRGQMGMGSASAILMLGAILAILVPYLYSELRTKRHD; via the coding sequence ATGACTACCTTGACCGCCCAACTGCGGGCCTCACCCCTGGACGCCTTGCAGCGTTGGCTACCAAAACTGGTGCTGGCGCCGAGCATGTTCATCATCCTGGTGGGCTTCTACGGCTACATCCTGTGGACGTTCGTTCTCTCGTTCACCACCTCGACCTTCCTACCCACCTACAAGTGGGCCGGTCTTGCCCAATATGCCCGGTTGTTCGATAACGACCGCTGGTGGGTGGCGAGCAAGAACCTGCTGGTGTTCGGCGGCTTGTTCATCGGCATCAGCCTGGCGATCGGCGTGTTGCTGGCGGTGTTGCTCGACCAGCGCATCCGCCGCGAAGGCTTCATCCGCACCATCTACCTGTACCCGATGGCGCTGTCGATGATCGTCACCGGGACCGCCTGGAAATGGCTGCTCAACCCCGGCATGGGCCTGGACAAGCTGCTGCGCGACTGGGGCTGGGAGGGCTTTCGCCTGGACTGGCTGATCGACCCCGACCGGGTGGTGTACTGCCTGGTGATCGCGGCGGTCTGGCAGGCTTCGGGGTTCATCATGGCGATGTTCCTGGCCGGTTTGCGTGGGGTCGATCAGTCGATCATCCGCGCTGCGCAGATCGACGGCGCAAGCCTGCCGCGGATTTACTGGCAAGTGGTGCTGCCGAGCTTGCGGCCGGTGTTCTTCAGTTCGCTGATGATCCTCGCGCACATCGCCATCAAGAGCTTCGACCTGGTCGCGGCAATGACCGCAGGTGGCCCGGGCTACTCCTCCGACCTGCCGGCCATGTTCATGTATTCCTTCACCTTCAGCCGGGGCCAGATGGGCATGGGCTCGGCCAGTGCGATCCTCATGCTCGGCGCGATTCTGGCGATCCTGGTGCCGTACCTGTACTCGGAATTGAGGACCAAGCGCCATGACTAA
- a CDS encoding carbohydrate ABC transporter permease, with product MTNRLDKPALSLSRIAIHAVLLSAVLLYLVPLVVMLLTSFKTPEDIGSGNLLSWPTVVTGIGWVKAWATVSGYFWNSIMITVPAVLISTTIGALNGYVLSMWRFRGSQLFFGLLLFGCFLPFQTVLLPASFTLGKLGLASTTSGLVLVHVVYGLAFTTLFFRNYYVSIPDALVKAARLDGAGFFTIFGRIILPMSTPIIMVCLIWQFTQIWNDFLFGVVFSSGDSQPITVALNNLVNTSTGAKEYNVDMAAAMIAGLPTLLVYVVAGKYFVRGLTAGAVKG from the coding sequence ATGACTAACCGCCTCGACAAACCGGCGCTGAGCCTGAGCCGCATCGCTATTCACGCGGTGTTGCTGAGCGCTGTACTGCTGTACCTGGTGCCGCTGGTGGTGATGCTGCTGACCAGTTTCAAAACCCCGGAAGACATCGGTTCGGGCAACCTGCTGAGCTGGCCGACGGTGGTCACCGGCATTGGCTGGGTCAAGGCCTGGGCCACGGTCAGCGGGTACTTCTGGAACTCGATCATGATCACCGTGCCTGCGGTGCTGATCTCCACCACCATCGGGGCGCTCAACGGCTATGTGCTGTCGATGTGGCGCTTTCGCGGCTCGCAGCTGTTCTTCGGCCTGCTGCTGTTCGGTTGCTTCCTGCCGTTCCAGACCGTGCTGCTGCCGGCCTCGTTCACCTTGGGCAAGCTGGGCCTGGCCAGCACCACTAGCGGCCTGGTGTTGGTGCATGTGGTCTACGGCCTGGCCTTCACCACGCTGTTCTTCCGCAATTACTACGTGAGCATTCCCGATGCTCTGGTCAAGGCGGCGCGCCTCGATGGCGCCGGGTTCTTCACCATCTTTGGGCGGATCATCCTGCCGATGTCGACGCCGATCATCATGGTCTGCCTGATCTGGCAGTTCACCCAGATCTGGAACGATTTCCTGTTCGGGGTGGTGTTCTCCAGCGGCGATTCGCAGCCGATCACCGTGGCCCTGAACAACCTGGTCAACACCAGCACCGGGGCCAAGGAATACAACGTCGACATGGCTGCGGCGATGATCGCCGGGCTGCCAACCCTGCTGGTCTACGTAGTGGCGGGCAAGTATTTCGTGCGCGGGCTGACCGCCGGCGCGGTCAAGGGGTAA
- a CDS encoding ABC transporter ATP-binding protein, translating to MATLELRNVNKTYGTGVPDTLKDIQLSIKDGEFLILVGPSGCGKSTLMNCIAGLESISGGAILIDEQDVSGMSPKDRDIAMVFQSYALYPTMNVRDNIAFGLKIRKLPQAAIDEEVARVAKLLQIEHLLTRKPGQLSGGQQQRVAMGRALARRPKIYLFDEPLSNLDAKLRVEMRTEIKLMHQRLKTTTVYVTHDQIEAMTLGDKVAVMKDGIIQQFGTPQQIYNDPANQFVASFIGSPPMNFIPVRLTRQDGRLLALLDSGQARCELPLGAATDAFEGREVILGVRPEQISLGTGEGNGLPAVRAEVQVTEPTGPDLLVFVTLNQTKVCCRLAPDVACQIGDSLNLQFDPARVLLFDAQSGERLDLSSAAAPHKDNVARFKGR from the coding sequence ATGGCAACGCTCGAACTTCGCAATGTAAACAAGACCTACGGCACCGGCGTTCCGGACACGCTCAAGGACATCCAGCTGTCGATCAAGGATGGCGAGTTCCTGATCCTGGTCGGCCCCTCCGGCTGCGGCAAGTCGACCTTGATGAACTGCATCGCGGGCCTTGAGAGCATCAGTGGCGGGGCGATCCTGATCGACGAGCAGGACGTCAGCGGCATGAGCCCCAAGGATCGCGACATCGCCATGGTGTTCCAGTCCTACGCGCTGTACCCGACCATGAACGTGCGCGACAACATCGCCTTCGGCCTGAAGATTCGCAAGCTGCCCCAGGCGGCGATCGACGAGGAGGTGGCGCGGGTGGCCAAGCTGTTGCAGATCGAGCATCTGCTGACGCGCAAGCCGGGCCAGTTGTCCGGTGGCCAGCAGCAACGGGTGGCGATGGGCCGGGCGCTGGCGCGGCGGCCGAAGATCTACCTGTTCGACGAGCCGCTGTCGAACCTCGACGCCAAGCTGCGGGTCGAGATGCGCACCGAGATCAAGCTGATGCACCAGCGCCTGAAGACCACCACGGTGTACGTCACCCATGACCAGATCGAGGCCATGACCTTGGGCGACAAGGTGGCAGTGATGAAGGACGGCATCATCCAGCAGTTCGGGACACCGCAACAGATCTATAACGATCCGGCCAACCAGTTTGTCGCAAGCTTCATCGGCTCGCCGCCGATGAACTTCATCCCGGTGCGCCTGACCCGCCAAGACGGCCGCCTGCTGGCTTTGCTCGACAGTGGCCAGGCGCGCTGTGAGCTGCCACTGGGCGCGGCCACCGACGCATTCGAGGGGCGTGAGGTGATTCTCGGCGTGCGCCCCGAGCAGATCAGCCTGGGTACCGGCGAGGGCAACGGCCTGCCGGCAGTGCGCGCCGAGGTGCAGGTGACCGAGCCTACCGGGCCTGACCTGCTGGTGTTCGTCACCCTCAACCAGACCAAGGTCTGCTGCCGCCTGGCTCCGGATGTCGCCTGCCAGATTGGCGACAGCCTCAACCTGCAGTTCGATCCGGCGCGGGTGTTGCTGTTCGACGCGCAAAGCGGTGAGCGCCTGGACTTGTCCAGTGCCGCTGCGCCGCACAAGGACAATGTGGCTCGCTTCAAGGGCCGATAG